A genomic segment from Colletotrichum higginsianum IMI 349063 chromosome 5, whole genome shotgun sequence encodes:
- a CDS encoding Calcineurin-like phosphoesterase, with protein sequence MAKHQPSSTMLRPSSLLAAAAFCLPLASGSQPGAASPIPAPMRDLTWGQLNFLHTTDTHGWLGGHLLEPQYSADWGDYVSFAEHMRRKADERGADLLVIDTGDRVEGNGLYDSSSPKGLFTYDIFREQAVDVLCTGNHELYQADAAQREHDITVPNYRENYIASNLDYIDPKTGDRVPQAQRYRKFKTKNQGLEIIALGFLFDFTGNANNTVVQPVEDTIKEDWFKKMLQEEKPDLFVVIGHVGLRMPEFKAIFTAIRKEKWFAPIAFFGGHAHVRDALTFDKGAFALASGRYGETIGWMSIDNVKKAKSAADEASAEAAPSASFTRKYIDNNLFGLYHHTGLNETTFPTEHGKNVTKMIEKARKALDLDYRYGCAPKDLWVNRAPYPSDDSIFTWLETEVLPDVIHKKEREDVPRLAIVNTGGLRFDIFKGAFTKDSTYIVSPFTSTFKYIPDVPYGVAKRVIELLNQAGKIFEAAHDTRFMNIPEMMFPKDDVVMMSTAAREDEPRRLELRQEASQHRLAEDGDDDKSKKPDLIGGYTTKDDIGTDGDDTEHTPIKFYEVPNCVQTEIGFPEEGEPDKVDVVFIDFILQWVLVALKFSGGDYSEKDVLAWSDDTLTYKMGEWIKENWKGEC encoded by the coding sequence ATGGCGAAACACCAACCATCATCAACGATGCTGCGGCCATCCTCCCTcctcgcagcagcagcgttCTGCCTGCCCCTCGCATCCGGTTCACAGCCCGGCGCCGCGTCTCCGATCCCGGCCCCGATGCGTGATCTGACCTGGGGCCAGCTCAACTTCCTCCACACCACCGACACCCACGGCTGGCTCGGCGGTCACCTCCTCGAGCCGCAGTACTCGGCCGATTGGGGCGACTATGTCTCCTTCGCCGAGCATATGCGCCGCAAGGCCGACGAGCGCGGCGCCGACCTTCTAGTCATCGACACGGGCGACCGCGTCGAGGGCAACGGCCTCTACGACTCCTCCAGCCCCAAAGGTCTCTTCACCTACGACATTTTCCgcgagcaggccgtcgaTGTTCTCTGCACCGGCAACCACGAGCTCTACcaggccgatgccgcccaGCGCGAGCACGACATCACGGTGCCCAACTACCGCGAGAACTACATCGCCAGCAACCTCGACTACATCGATCCCAAGACAGGCGACCGCGTGCCTCAGGCGCAGCGGTACCGCAAGTTCAAGACGAAGAATCAAGGTCTCGAGATCATCGCcctcggcttcctcttcGACTTCACGGGCAACGCGAACAACACGGTTGTGCAGCCGGTCGAGGACACCATCAAGGAAGACTGGTTCAAGAAGATGCtgcaggaggagaagcccgatctcttcgtcgtcatcggccacGTCGGCCTGCGCATGCCCGAGTTCAAGGCCATCTTCACCGCCATCCGCAAGGAGAAATGGTTCGCGCCCATTGCCTTCTTCGGTGGCCACGCTCACGTCCGCGACGCCCTCACATTCGACAAGGGCGCCTTTGCGCTTGCCAGCGGGAGGTACGGCGAGACCATCGGGTGGATGTCGATCGACAAcgtcaagaaggccaagtccgccgccgatgaggccTCCGCCGAGGCTGCTCCGTCGGCCTCTTTCACGCGAAAGTACATTGACAACAACCTCTTCGGTCTCTACCACCACACCGGCCTTAACGAGACGACCTTCCCGACGGAGCACGGCAAGAACGTCACCAAGATGATCGAGAAGGCCCGCAAGGCGCTCGATCTCGACTACCGGTACGGCTGCGCGCCGAAGGACCTGTGGGTGAACCGCGCCCCATACCCCAGCGACGACAGCATCTTCACATGGCTCGAGACCGAGGTCCTCCCGGACGTCATCCACAAAAAGGAAAGGGAGGACGTGCCGCGCCTGGCCATAGTCAACACGGGCGGCCTGCGGTTCGACATCTTCAAGGGTGCCTTTACAAAGGACAGCACCTACATCGTGTCGCCCTTTACCAGCACCTTCAAGTACATTCCCGACGTGCCGTACGGCGTGGCCAAGCGCGTCATTGAGCTGCTCAACCAGGCCGGCAAGATCTTTGAGGCGGCGCACGACACCCGTTTCATGAACATACCTGAAATGATGTTCCccaaggacgacgtcgtgatgatgtcgacggcggcacggGAGGACGAGCCGCGCCGTCTCGAGCTCCGCCAAGAGGCTAGCCAACACCGCTTGGctgaggacggcgacgacgacaagtcCAAGAAACCGGACCTCATCGGCGGATACACCACCAAAGACGACATCGGCactgacggcgacgacacggAACACACGCCCATCAAGTTCTACGAGGTGCCCAACTGCGTGCAGACGGAGATCGGCTTCcccgaggagggcgagccGGACAAGGTGGACGTCGTCTTCATAGATTTCATCCTGCAGTGGGTCCTCGTCGCGCTCAAAttcagcggcggcgactaCAGCGAGAAGGACGTGCTGGCGTGGTCGGACGATACGCTGACGTACAAGATGGGCGAGTGGATCAAGGAGAACTGGAAGGGAGAGTGCTGA
- a CDS encoding 2OG-Fe(II) oxygenase: protein MAMSTSFPTSANTGDEPSGIEYEDWKNTLLQCLEGIGSFYEIASSSRYTMFPNPGLEIEGHPAFPLPLTSAHAQLIKNACRPASSGREANTPFDTPVQNIWELNRRQFKLLNPEWDAFLKEVATEAAHSLGLTDIGLMLHKLLLHEKGFSSQNYGDTEESPGMIGTLFICLPSEHLGGDVHISFGPDKHHFITAPTSKYDLTALAWYSDVSHKTKEIKSGYRLALTYSIFQRGSDKKSAALVGQQTHMIRKHLLEWQTRFPDTETLIRPLDHSYSEAELSISHMKGYDRDVCRTLHSVASECGVYLFFAHLRPVNPGPGRHGYNVDERDTHAIHRTMYSPNGKPIGFGYTPKPEEMLDLEGDLDNDDERSFTEEEDVEDASDYYRTAAFLVKKKSVHRYMSHISPNSPSGYSFANTNTENMVEMVVDDMRDFMKNQDMGEHARPPILEVLRKALGPNESSRALTPVVVKWALKLKNMGLYQSAMMAAAKSGIEDILESAIKTACGFVEHHFGDVPGHIDWDKWMENVAPMDTVIDVHVTIQNFTSAFKKDAVRDSFFKWGDSKLTDKLDTQASFEISELPFFIVILGGKHSKRDWLKARLITALASSGTRELLYGVLNTVLFWRSHEECPVAELLFEQVFNRSFGRLLLHGADLRPKPAGPGSLTCGPPTRCIPPCRGPLKDFAKIVGQIMHLGLASEGIELLEASCDSILRTKATWCHKKLGGDVTTELIVPLIKIFKEHNIPVTQGAKSLFEVVLREGLYENIPPNPPEPRRWAHRSRTCSKGRDGQGPNCRDCEAMDAFLIAPDQRVWKYQAEKPIHDHLKSQLRAGGDGSDGARYFNISTERTQRAHTMVVEKTGREFLDEVESWKESVWALEARLAPLRDEMVAGMLGSRAYRELVLVEDLRAQIVTSGSSITAGVKREVDGSAIPELYSVKRARL, encoded by the exons ATGGCCATGAGCACCTCCTTTCCCACGTCAGCCAACACAGGGGACGAGCCGAGCGGCATCGAATATGAAGACTGGAAGAACACGCTCTTGCAGTGCTTGGAAGGCATCGGATCCTTCTACGAAATCGCCTCCTCCTCACGATACACTATGTTTCCTAATCCGGGGTTGGAAATAGAAGGGCATCCTGCCTTCCCGCTCCCGTTGACTTCTGCCCATGCGCAACTGATTAAGAATGCATGCAGGCCGGCCTCATCCGGTAGGGAGGCCAACACTCCCTTCGACACCCCAGTGCAGAACATCTGGGAGCTCAATCGCAGACAGTTCAAGTTGCTAAACCCTGAATGGGACGCCTTTCTCAAGGAAGTGGCTACCGAGGCCGCACACAGCCTTGGATTGACGGATATTGGTCTGATGCTTCACAAGCTGCTCCTCCACGAGAAAGGTTTTTCATCCCAGAACTACGGAGACACCGAAGAGTCTCCTGGAATGATCGGCACACTGTTTATCTGTCTGCCATCGGAACACTTGGGTGGAGACGTCCATATCAGTTTCGGTCCCGACAAGCACCATTTTATCACGGCTCCGACCTCCAAATACGACTTGACCGCGTTGGCGTGGTACTCGGACGTCTCGCATAAGACCAAGGAGATAAAATCGGGCTATCGCTTGGCTCTTACATACAGCATATTCCAGCGCGGGTCTGATAAGAAGTCTGCCGCGCTCGTGGGACAGCAAACCCATATGATCAGAAAACATCTGCTTGAGTGGCAGACGAGGTTCCCCGACACGGAGACGCTCATCCGCCCTCTCGATCACAGTTATTCCGAGGCTGAGTTATCAATCAGCCACATGAAAGGCTACGATCGGGATGTTTGCAGGACTCTACATAGTGTTGCATCCGAATGCGGCGTCTATCTGTTTTTCGCACACTTGAGACCTGTCAACCCTGGTCCAGGTCGACATGGATATAACGTAGACGAGAGGGATACGCACGCTATTCATAGAACTATGTATTCTCCTAACGGCAAACCGATTGGCTTTGGGTACACGCCAAAACCTGAAGAAATGTTGGATCTGGAAGGTGacctcgacaacgacgacgaaagGAGTTTCactgaagaagaggacgtTGAGGACGCCTCCGATTATTACAGAACG GCTGCGTTTCTTGTCAAGAAGAAAAGCGTGCATCGTTACATGAGCCACATCAGCCCAAATAGCCCGAGCGGGTACTCGTTTGCAAACACCAATACGGAGAACATGGTAGAGATGGTCGTCGATGACATGCGCGACTTCATGAAGAATCAGGATATGGGCGAACACGCGAGGCCCCCAATACTCGAAGTTTTGCGAAAGGCTCTCGGCCCCAACGAGAGCTCGCGGGCACTCACTCCTGTTGTCGTAAAATGGGCTCTCAAGTTGAAGAACATGGGTCTTTATCAAAGTGCAATGATGGCAGCAGCGAAAAGTGGCATTGAAGATATCCTTGAGAGCGCAATCAAGACAGCATGTGGCTTCGTCGAGCATCATTTCGGCGACGTCCCAGGGCATATTGATTGGGATAAATG GATGGAAAACGTTGCACCTATGGACACTGTTATAGATGTGCACGTTACCATACAAAACTTTACCTCCGCATTCAAGAAAGATGCAGTCAGAGACTCATTTTTCAAGTGGGGAGACTCCAAGTTAACTGACAAACTTGACACCCAAGCCAGCTTTGAGATCAGTGAATTGCCCTTCTTCATTGTGATCTTGGGGGGAAAGCACAGCAAAAGGGACTGGCTGAAGGCACG TTTGATAACGGCGTTAGCCTCTAGCGGCACCCGCGAACTTCTTTATGGTGTCCTCAATACCGTGTTATTCTGGCGGAGCCATGAGGAATGCCCTGTTGCGGAGCTGTTGTTCGAACAGGTTTTTAATCGCAGCTTTGGGAGACTGCTGCTTCATGGCGCAGATTTGCGACCAAAGCCAGCCGGACCTGGTTCATTGACATGTGGACCACCAACTCGTTGCATACCGCCTTGCCGGGGACCGCTTAAGGACTTTGCGAAGATCGTGGGCCAAATTATGCACCTAGGGCTCGCTAGTGAAGGAATCGAGCTGCTGGAAGCAAGTTGCGACAGTATTCTGCGGACAAAGGCCACATGGTGTCACAAAAAGCTTGGCGGAGACGTTACTACAGAACTCATCGTTCCTCTCATCAAAATCTTCAAGGAGCACAACATCCCAGTCACACAAGGAGCCAAGAGCTTGTTCGAGGTTGTCCTGCGCGAGGGGCTCTACGAGAACATCCCACCGAACCCTCCGGAGCCCCGGAGATGGGCCCATAGATCCCGTACGTGCTCCAAAGGCCGCGACGGGCAAGGCCCCAACTGCCGTGATTGCGAGGCGATGGACGCGTTTCTCATCGCACCAGACCAGCGAGTATGGAAGTACCAAGCGGAGAAACCGATACACGACCACCTCAAGAGTCAGCTTCGGGCCGGCGGGGACGGCAGCGATGGAGCACGGTATTTCAACATCAGCACCGAGAGAACGCAGCGGGCCCATACCATGGTCGTGGAGAAGACGGGCCGAGAGTTCTTGGACGAGGTGGAGTCGTGGAAAGAGAGCGTTTGGGCCCTCGAAGCTCGACTCGCGCCACTGCGGGATGAGATGGTGGCCGGCATGCTGGGCTCCAGAGCCTATCGAGAGCTCGTCCTAGTCGAAGATCTGCGGGCGCAAATAGTAACCTCCGGCTCTTCTATCACGGCTGGGGTGAAGCGAGAGGTGGATGGTTCTGCAATCCCAGAGCTTTACAGCGTCAAAAGAGCTCGACTGTGA